In the Mastacembelus armatus chromosome 17, fMasArm1.2, whole genome shotgun sequence genome, one interval contains:
- the LOC113133970 gene encoding aquaporin FA-CHIP yields the protein MREFKSKAFWRAVLAELVGMTLFIFLSITSATGNMKSSNPDQDVKVSLAFGLAIATLAQSLGHISGAHLNPAVTLGMLASCQISVFKAVMYIVAQMLGSTLASGIVYGIRPDDNKELGLNTLSSSITPSQGVGIELLATFQLVLCVIAVTDKRRRDVTGSAPLAIGLSVCLGHLAAISYTGCGINPARTFGPAVIKSNFENHWVYWVGPMCGGVAAALVYDFLLYPKFEDFPERIKVLVSGPVGDYDVNGGNDPTAVEMTSK from the exons ATGAGAGAGTTCAAGAGTAAGGCATTCTGGAGGGCCGTTCTGGCTGAGCTGGTTGGCATGACCctctttattttcctcagcATCACCTCAGCCACTGGGAACATGAAAAGCTCTAATCCAGACCAGGACGTGAAGGTTTCACTGGCCTTCGGTTTGGCCATCGCCACTCTGGCCCAGAGTTTAGGCCACATCAGTGGAGCCCACCTGAATCCTGCAGTTACCCTTGGGATGCTTGCCAGCTGCCAGATCAGTGTGTTTAAGGCCGTCATGTACATTGTGGCCCAGATGCTTGGCTCAACCCTGGCCAGTGGCATTGTGTATGGAATACGTCCAGATGATAATAAAGAACTGGGGCTCAACACT CTCAGTAGCAGTATTACTCCCAGCCAAGGCGTGGGCATTGAGCTCCTGGCAACCTTCCAGCTGGTGCTGTGTGTCATTGCAGTCACTGATAAAAGGAGGCGTGATGTCACCGGCTCAGCACCCTTGGCCATTGGCCTCTCAGTCTGCCTGGGACACTTGGCAGCT ATCAGCTACACAGGCTGCGGCATAAACCCCGCCCGCACTTTTGGTCCGGCTGTGATCAAAAGCAACTTTGAAAACCACTGG GTGTACTGGGTGGGGCCGATGTGTGGCGGTGTAGCAGCGGCTCTCGTCTATGATTTCCTGCTGTATCCCAAATTTGAAGATTTTCCCGAGCGCATTAAGGTCCTTGTCAGTGGTCCAGTGGGTGACTATGACGTTAACGGAGGCAATGATCCTACAGCTGTGGAGATGACATCAAAATAG